Proteins from one Oryza sativa Japonica Group chromosome 12, ASM3414082v1 genomic window:
- the LOC107279752 gene encoding silicon efflux transporter LSI2-like gives MVVSIFLERADMFKYLGNMLSWKSRGSKDLFFRVCVVSAVASALFTNDTSCVVLTEFILKVARQNNLPSQPFLLALASSSNIGSAATPIGNP, from the coding sequence ATGGTCGTCTCCATCTTCCTGGAGCGCGCCGACATGTTCAAGTACCTCGGCAACATGCTCTCCTGGAAGAGCCGCGGCAGCAAGGACCTCTTCTTCCGCGTCTgcgtcgtctccgccgtcgccagcgCGCTCTTCACCAACGACACCAGCTGCGTCGTCCTCACCGAGTTCATCCTCAAGGTGGCGCGCCAGAACAACCTCCCGTCGCAGCCTTTCCTCCTCGCGCTCGCCTCCAGCTCCAACATCGGCTCGGCTGCCACGCCCATCGGCAACCCGTAG